TGATTTACAGGGAACATCCAGCATATGGTTATCGTTATATATACAATCAACTACAAGAAGATGGGTTTAATGTAGGTAGAGATTGTATGCTTAAGTATATGGGTGTACTGGGTATATCGGCTATTTATCCACGTAAGAAGCCCTCTATTTCTTGTAAAGATGCACAGCATAAGGTATATAGTTACTTGCTGGATAAATATTGGATCAATTTTGGTAAAACAAAACGTGTGCATGTACCTAAATCGAATCAAGTTTGGAGTGGGGATATTACTTACCTGAGTTCGGGATTATCTTAGTGAAGGAATGTATTAAAAAGCCCCTTTGTGTTTTAAATTTGGAAATAAAATTGTGAACCAAATTAACATTACCAAAGGCGCCAATTATGAATGTAGCAAAATTAGTTGAAACATATTACGTTGTAGATGAATTTCTCAAAAAATTTATGCTTTATATTGAAAAACACTTGTTAACTAAATCGAAAAAAAAACCAACTAGATCTTGTTCACTGAATTTGAGTGAAATAATGACCATTATTATCGCGTTTCATATTTTCGGATTCAGAAATTTTAAGTCCTATTATATTCATTTACAGCAATTTCATACTCGTGAATTTGGGAGCTTGGTAAGCTATAATAGGTTTATAGAACTCATGCAGAGAGCGTTGGTTTTTTACACAAAGTCTACCTAAAACGCAATCAGGTTGCTACTTTATGGATGCAACGGCTATCAAAGTTTGTAACATTAAAAGAACCTACGCACACAATGTATTTAGATCCATCGTTACTAAAGGTAAAACTAGTACTGGTTGGTTTTACGGATTTAAATTACACCTGATTGTCAATGACCTATGAGAAATTATGAGCTTTCAACTCACTACAGGAA
The nucleotide sequence above comes from Cardinium endosymbiont of Sogatella furcifera. Encoded proteins:
- a CDS encoding IS3 family transposase; this translates as MIYYKSKELNDCNSAVLKKIGLIYREHPAYGYRYIYNQLQEDGFNVGRDCMLKYMGVLGISAIYPRKKPSISCKDAQHKVYSYLLDKYWINFGKTKRVHVPKSNQVWSGDITYLSSGLS